From one Syngnathoides biaculeatus isolate LvHL_M chromosome 12, ASM1980259v1, whole genome shotgun sequence genomic stretch:
- the shld2 gene encoding shieldin complex subunit 2 isoform X1, with amino-acid sequence MFLAQRRRTKQSWKTKTKVNQEVGACQNSACERPTVHVFLGAPRARPDDDGGSRRGPAPRRRRLELTWREGRLVPANGEEEESIQEAKRSRQDSFASRSHPSAESPQRSQHPYPADQAEAQLSLRSRDLSARTPTRAVILRGVGSVGRAPELFSATTSSDELSGGWRQSSGRSPVAGRAERGGVVPEAASDGILRSQEAERRASGPCSKRTGLRQGGPRDDRCGSSATLLGHCADATTLYRVLVAVVHPCHLKEIKVKRGPSAGSSVPLASLVVTDQSGVDVTVALWRRAAFWAAAVDVGDVVFITGLQLSKDGWSGEKILKSTFSSKLLNLGHVGAPICPPGGRHGAAVSALSAFLGRRRPPLLSAPRRRPRDLKRVPYAPLWPCRVNTLIHALVRVKHAYVGKEWQEEAESRRRCALERHAVASVEGAGGQRGALLLRGSALEWLARFRTHRDAVWDIRFLLVREGSNADFPELHTTPWSAARRADGADRRLGGFLRPGESAVEMDVDTLLSQQYSGEASLRVEVLAFGFQPSHDAPRASLDRASPPAAILAALSEDVTYSGCGRCSAELDADANGIYAPCYPCLPAGGVRRYYRPAVLTVSGRGGVRVCIQVPAVAVQKIVDVPPDRLPRAGSDVKYVQVAAERLGDLLRLPGKSVVVSVRSLFLCDENSAPVSQELTLLDLRVDRRARVPLTSRFFADGRDAGVLTFSH; translated from the exons ATGTTTTTAGCGCAAAGACGACGGAcgaaacaaagttggaaaacaaaaacaaaagtcaaccaGGAAGTGGGAGCGTGCCAAAATAg CGCGTGCGAGCGGCCGACGGTCCACGTTTTCCTGGGGGCGCCGCGGGCCCGgcccgacgacgacggcggctcACGGAGGGGGCCGGCCCCGCGCCGGCGACGGCTGGAGCTCACCTGGCGGGAAGGCCGCCTCGTCCCCGCAAACG gtgaagaagaagaaagcatcCAGGAGGCCAAACGCTCACGTCAGGATTCTTTCGCGTCGAGGAGTCATCCAAGCGCAGAGTCGCCGCAACGCTCACAACATCCTTACCCTGCCGATCAAGCGGAAGCGCAGTTGTCCCTCCGGAGCCGCGACCTCTCCGCCCGGACTCCGACCCGAGCCGTAATCCTCCGAGGTGTCGGGTCGGTCGGACGCGCGCCGGAGCTCTTCAGTGCGACGACCTCTTCCGACGAGCTCTCGGGTGGATGGAGACAATCTTCGGGCCGCTCTCCCGTGGCCGGGCGGGCGGAGCGAGGAGGGGTCGTCCCGGAGGCCGCCTCGGACGGCATCCTGCGCTCACAGGAGGCGGAGCGTCGCGCCTCCGGGCCGTGCTCGAAAAGAACTGGACTGCGCCAGGGCGGCCCGCGTGACGACCGGTGCGGTTCTTCCGCCACGCTGCTGGGCCACTGTGCTGACGCGACGACTCTCTACCGGGTTCTGGTTGCTGTGGTTCATCCCTGTCATTTGAAGGAAATCAAG GTGAAGCGAGGCCCTTCCGCCGGGTCCTCGGTGCCCCTGGCCAGCCTGGTGGTGACGGACCAGTCGGGCGTCGACGTGACGGTGGCGCTGTGGCGACGGGCGGCGTTCTGGGCGGCCGCCGTGGACGTCGGCGATGTTGTCTTCATCACAG GCCTGCAGCTGAGCAAGGACGGCTGGAGCGGAGAGAAGATCTTGAAGTCCACCTTCAGCAGCAAACTGCTCAACCTGGGTCACGTGGGTGCCCCCATCTGCCCCCCAG GTGGTCGGCACGGAGCCGCCGTCTCGGCCCTCAGCGCCTTCCTCGGACGCCGGCGGCCACCGCTCTTGTCCGcgccccgtcgccgcccccggGATCTGAAGCGCGTGCCCTACGCCCCCCTGTGGCCGTGCAGGGTCAACACGCTGATCCACGCCCTAGTGCGTGTCAAACACGCGTACGTCGGCAAGG AGTGGCAAGAGGAGGCGGAGTCCCGccgcaggtgcgctctggagcgTCACGCGGTCGCGAGCGTGGAAGGGGCCGGCGGCCAGCGGGGGGCGCTGCTGCTGCGGGGTTCGGCTCTGGAGTGGCTCGCGCGCTTCAGGACCCATCGAG ACGCCGTGTGGGACATCCGCTTCCTTTTGGTCAGGGAGGGCTCGAACGCCGACTTCCCCGAGCTTCACACCACCCCCTGGAGCGCCGCCCGCCGAGCGGACGGCGCCGACCGCCGGCTCGGCGGCTTCCTGCGCCCCGGCGAAAGCGCTGTGGAGATGGATGTGGACACGCTGCTGTCCCAGCAATATTCAG GCGAGGCGTCGCTCAGGGTGGAGGTCCTCGCCTTCGGCTTTCAGCCCTCCCACGACGCGCCGCGGGCGAGCCTGGACCGCGCCTCGCCACCCGCGGCCATCCTGGCGGCACTTAGCGAAGACGTGACGTACTCGGGCTGCGGCCGCTGCTCCGCCGAACTGGACGCCGACGCTAACGGGATTTACGCTCCGTGCTACCCGTGCCTGCCTGCCGGCGGCGTGCGCCGCTACTACAG GCCGGCCGTGTTGACGGTGAGCGGGCGGGGCGGCGTGCGGGTCTGCATTCAGGTTCCCGCTGTGGCCGTGCAGAAGATTGTGGATGTGCCGCCCGACAGGCTGCCGCGGGCAG GCTCCGACGTCAAGTACGTTCAGGTGGCGGCGGAGAGGCTCGGCGACCTCCTGAGGCTTCCCGGAAAAAGCGTCGTCGTCAGCGTCCGCAGCCTCTTCCTGTGCGACGAAAACAGCGCCCCCGTCAGTCAAGAGTTGACGCTGCTCGACCTCCGCGTCGACAGGCGGGCTCGGGTTCCGCTAACGTCACGTTTTTTTGCCGACGGACGGGACGCGGGAGTGCTGACGTTTTCACACTGA
- the shld2 gene encoding shieldin complex subunit 2 isoform X2, giving the protein MFLAQRRRTKQSWKTKTKVNQEVGACQNSACERPTVHVFLGAPRARPDDDGGSRRGPAPRRRRLELTWREGRLVPANGEEEESIQEAKRSRQDSFASRSHPSAESPQRSQHPYPADQAEAQLSLRSRDLSARTPTRAVILRGVGSVGRAPELFSATTSSDELSGGWRQSSGRSPVAGRAERGGVVPEAASDGILRSQEAERRASGPCSKRTGLRQGGPRDDRCGSSATLLGHCADATTLYRVLVAVVHPCHLKEIKVKRGPSAGSSVPLASLVVTDQSGVDVTVALWRRAAFWAAAVDVGDVVFITGLQLSKDGWSGEKILKSTFSSKLLNLGHVGAPICPPGGRHGAAVSALSAFLGRRRPPLLSAPRRRPRDLKRVPYAPLWPCRVNTLIHALVRVKHAYVGKEWQEEAESRRRCALERHAVASVEGAGGQRGALLLRGSALEWLARFRTHRDAVWDIRFLLVREGSNADFPELHTTPWSAARRADGADRRLGGFLRPGESAVEMDVDTLLSQQYSGEASLRVEVLAFGFQPSHDAPRASLDRASPPAAILAALSEDVTYSGCGRCSAELDADANGIYAPCYPCLPAGGVRRYYRFPLWPCRRLWMCRPTGCRGQAPTSSTFRWRRRGSATS; this is encoded by the exons ATGTTTTTAGCGCAAAGACGACGGAcgaaacaaagttggaaaacaaaaacaaaagtcaaccaGGAAGTGGGAGCGTGCCAAAATAg CGCGTGCGAGCGGCCGACGGTCCACGTTTTCCTGGGGGCGCCGCGGGCCCGgcccgacgacgacggcggctcACGGAGGGGGCCGGCCCCGCGCCGGCGACGGCTGGAGCTCACCTGGCGGGAAGGCCGCCTCGTCCCCGCAAACG gtgaagaagaagaaagcatcCAGGAGGCCAAACGCTCACGTCAGGATTCTTTCGCGTCGAGGAGTCATCCAAGCGCAGAGTCGCCGCAACGCTCACAACATCCTTACCCTGCCGATCAAGCGGAAGCGCAGTTGTCCCTCCGGAGCCGCGACCTCTCCGCCCGGACTCCGACCCGAGCCGTAATCCTCCGAGGTGTCGGGTCGGTCGGACGCGCGCCGGAGCTCTTCAGTGCGACGACCTCTTCCGACGAGCTCTCGGGTGGATGGAGACAATCTTCGGGCCGCTCTCCCGTGGCCGGGCGGGCGGAGCGAGGAGGGGTCGTCCCGGAGGCCGCCTCGGACGGCATCCTGCGCTCACAGGAGGCGGAGCGTCGCGCCTCCGGGCCGTGCTCGAAAAGAACTGGACTGCGCCAGGGCGGCCCGCGTGACGACCGGTGCGGTTCTTCCGCCACGCTGCTGGGCCACTGTGCTGACGCGACGACTCTCTACCGGGTTCTGGTTGCTGTGGTTCATCCCTGTCATTTGAAGGAAATCAAG GTGAAGCGAGGCCCTTCCGCCGGGTCCTCGGTGCCCCTGGCCAGCCTGGTGGTGACGGACCAGTCGGGCGTCGACGTGACGGTGGCGCTGTGGCGACGGGCGGCGTTCTGGGCGGCCGCCGTGGACGTCGGCGATGTTGTCTTCATCACAG GCCTGCAGCTGAGCAAGGACGGCTGGAGCGGAGAGAAGATCTTGAAGTCCACCTTCAGCAGCAAACTGCTCAACCTGGGTCACGTGGGTGCCCCCATCTGCCCCCCAG GTGGTCGGCACGGAGCCGCCGTCTCGGCCCTCAGCGCCTTCCTCGGACGCCGGCGGCCACCGCTCTTGTCCGcgccccgtcgccgcccccggGATCTGAAGCGCGTGCCCTACGCCCCCCTGTGGCCGTGCAGGGTCAACACGCTGATCCACGCCCTAGTGCGTGTCAAACACGCGTACGTCGGCAAGG AGTGGCAAGAGGAGGCGGAGTCCCGccgcaggtgcgctctggagcgTCACGCGGTCGCGAGCGTGGAAGGGGCCGGCGGCCAGCGGGGGGCGCTGCTGCTGCGGGGTTCGGCTCTGGAGTGGCTCGCGCGCTTCAGGACCCATCGAG ACGCCGTGTGGGACATCCGCTTCCTTTTGGTCAGGGAGGGCTCGAACGCCGACTTCCCCGAGCTTCACACCACCCCCTGGAGCGCCGCCCGCCGAGCGGACGGCGCCGACCGCCGGCTCGGCGGCTTCCTGCGCCCCGGCGAAAGCGCTGTGGAGATGGATGTGGACACGCTGCTGTCCCAGCAATATTCAG GCGAGGCGTCGCTCAGGGTGGAGGTCCTCGCCTTCGGCTTTCAGCCCTCCCACGACGCGCCGCGGGCGAGCCTGGACCGCGCCTCGCCACCCGCGGCCATCCTGGCGGCACTTAGCGAAGACGTGACGTACTCGGGCTGCGGCCGCTGCTCCGCCGAACTGGACGCCGACGCTAACGGGATTTACGCTCCGTGCTACCCGTGCCTGCCTGCCGGCGGCGTGCGCCGCTACTACAG GTTCCCGCTGTGGCCGTGCAGAAGATTGTGGATGTGCCGCCCGACAGGCTGCCGCGGGCAG GCTCCGACGTCAAGTACGTTCAGGTGGCGGCGGAGAGGCTCGGCGACCTCCTGA